Genomic segment of Pangasianodon hypophthalmus isolate fPanHyp1 chromosome 22, fPanHyp1.pri, whole genome shotgun sequence:
GTAAACTGTGCTTATGTACAAATATATAGGCAAAAGTATTTAACTCCTTTAGTAACTCCAAGCACAATTAAGACCAAGCACAATTAAGATGATTATTATTCAAAATCATTAACTGGAATATtgttgagatttttaaaaacaggctatataacaattaaaaaaaaacaaaacaaaatgtccatattttctgtctttttcctgGTTACGCTTTTTAATGAGACACCTCTGACTGGTTACTTGGTAGTCTTTAATAACCAGCTGCCCGAAAGAGTTAAATGAATGTTTATCAgttttttcatccatttcatccaattttatattttacactgtaattaAATGCATCAATCGACATGCtttaaagattatttaatacataattaaataacatgATGAGAATCAGGAAGATTATAAAATTGCAAAACCTGGTTGTAATTACCATCTCaagatgtataaaaaaaatgatgaatgagATCTTTTTAGTAGCTTTAGTAGCCTCTGAGTATGTAAAATCCTGAAATAAATCATAAGCAATTTATTGTGTGCACATTTGGTTGTTACAGTGATGCCTTAaattgaaaatgtgaaaaagtttataaataaataaataagtcagaTTTCCGAAAGGCTTTCATATGGGAAAAGGCAAAGGATATTCATATATCCATATATCATGATTCACTCTGGGGGGCACGGTAGCTTAGAGGTAGCTCCTCGtacttcgggggtttcctctgggtcctCTGGTTTTCTCCCCCAGTTCAAAGACttgctgtaggctgattggcatttccaaattgtccataatgtgtgtgcgatgggttggcaccccatccaggttccccgtgaccctgtgtaggatatgCAGTACAGAAatcagatggatggatggatgattcaCTCTAGGGTGGCCTGTGGTCATCCCTTAGTTACACCCATGCTTAGTTTCACCATGTTTAGAAGTGTTATGTGCTGTAATGATGATTTGGATAATATACTGCATGTCGGTATGCTTTAAGCCTTGCATGCATTGAGCTGCTTAACCAAAGCAGTGATGGACAGCATGCAACGTGCTACACTCTCCATGCACGGCTCATCAGGGACTCTCCCCAGTCCCTAACTAGGAGGAAACCATTTAGCAATGATTTGTTTCTAGAGGACTGTTTGCGGTACACAGTGTTCATGCGCCTGCATCAGCTTCACCGAGGGCCTCAGGGGAAGTGTGCTGTGCTGTGATGAGAGGAGGGAAGCGGCGCACCTGTTAATTCCCCCTGAGACGCCGAATCCGGTGTACGCTTTGCCCCAGTcatcagaccacacacacacacacacacacacacacacacacacacacgcactgcaTAATTGACAGCGCTTGTTTATGTCAGGCATGGCGCAGGGCCCAGTCCTGATACCGCTTCTATTCACTTCCCTTCACCACTTCCACTTGGGAAGATCCATGACGCATTCGGGGGGTCACCGAACCCTCTTCCTACCAAAATTAGTTTCATTGCACATCTTCCTCTTAATAGCTTTCTTAACATTTCTCAAAACTACGTCTTGATTCAGCTCAACATCTTTATATAACTGATATATAAAAGAACCCCTTTTTCAACAAAACGGTGACCAAATTAAACCCCCCTGCGTGTTGGACTCGTCCAACTTGAACCGAGTAGCGGTTTAACGAGAGGCgcttgtgtttaatgtgaacttTTAAAAAGTACTTTAACACAAACTGTTACTAAGAAAAACAACGTCATTTGGAAACAAAAAGGTTTTTATCCAAATAAGTGTCGAGGactttgtttctgttgttgctTTGACGTTTGCTTTaccttttaatttaaatttaaaaacattagctTATAGCCTACATGAGTGCATAAGAagctaaatgtttttataacgCTGCTATTTATGTGTGAAAGtttaaaagcaagaaaaaatttatttcttttgccTTGTGAGAGGAAGCAGTGTCCTCAGCCGCCATCTTGTGGCTGTATAAGTCAAACACATGGAAATTATGCACagaatttgtgatatttttgtcgcataaacaaaataaaaacaacacataacacacaaaataaaacagtctgAGAAAACAACATTTAATCAGCCAAAGCAAAAGTAACAAGATCTGCACTACTTAATGTGTTAAATAGCCCTGGCTTTAACCACTTGCGCTTATATACGGAGTTTTACGGTAACCTCCAGGCTGTCTAttgtctgttttagttaaaatgtagacactagaaaagtttcttattattattgctcaTAAAATGTTTTCTCTCGAATAGCATGTTTGTTTTCTATCAGTCTATTCAGCTAAAATAGtccttttttaaaacataaatatgctttaaatatacaaaatgatgAACATCTCAGTTCTCCCATTTAGATAAAACCACAATTTACTAATGGTAAAAATGTCCACACTACTgttatttaatatgaaatcagTTTAATGTGACAAGTttgaaaaatatgaaagaaaaatgaaaaaaatatctggGAAATAGTGTTTTCAATTTTGAGGCTGACATAATTAATTTTCAGTAAGCAGACAAAACAATAattatgatatatgatatgtgtcatttaatatttaagcaaacttggattaaaaaaagaaggaaaaagctgtttttccttttaaaccaaaatatttaactCAACACAATGAAACAGTCTAACTGGAGACAGAAGAGTTTATCGAAGAGTGGAAGAATAATATAATAGAAAGTGAAAATGAGCGATTAATGTAGTACACTTTCAGAAAGTGGACATGTGGACATGTGGACCTCACTAAAAATTTCATCCTGGTTATGGTGTTATGGAATAATCCTGGCATATGGCGTACCCCTGGTTATGTGGCATCATTGCACTTGTATATGAAACTGAATAGATCTCTCACAAAGttacataaatacacatgaTGTAACAACATCCAGCAAATTTACACCAACACCCAGtctaaatgattaaataattaatttagtaATGTAAATAgtatttattactatattaaagcagcagtttgtaatgtttgagccctctgctgcctgtgaaGGAAATTGCACTGAAAACACTAACAATTCCCCAACCAATCATGTCCAGAACAGTGTGCTACTCCTTTCCCCTACTAATggcaaagtgcattatgggtattttcTACCCTTAAGGGTACGACATTTGTACACTAACTCATTGCTGTGCATTATACTTTTAGACAGGACTGTCCAAACTAGTGCATTATGTAGTCGATATGGTGAAGAGACAGGCCTAGTTGCAGCACCAGCTGTGTTTCGACAAGGGACAGCACTCATTCCAGgacaagaaaaatgtaaatttgtaaatgtaaatgtaaacaaaggATTTTCTGTGGTATGTATTAAATTGTCTATGGACCTTTAATATACTATGTACGGTTATTATTGTTAAGACTATATACTGTGGTAAAGATGTGAAATAGTTATAATGTTCACATTATTAATTATGATATCACAGAAACATTATGTTCCTATGCAGTGAAATACACtacaaagcataaaaaaaactatatctctcttttgtttttgttttttaaattaattaaagaatactAAGAGTTCTTTCTAGACAAgtctattgtttaaaaaaaaaaagtatgtacttgaaaataatttttttaatggagttATTTTGAGTATGTGGTTGTCATGCATGAATTTTGTCAAGCATGAACTATACTCTGTGCTAACAACTAAGAGGCATTGTACACAAACGCCACAAAAATGCACCACAAGATGGCGCTCTGATATGCGTCTACTAAACACAAAAGATTAAGGTCTTCAGGcatacctgcatgattttagaTATAAGCACAGAAATGAAATCTGGATGTGATCATTCCATAAactctttcatttcatcatcagTCGCATCcctgcatccatccatccatccatccattcattcatccattcatccatccatccatccatccatccatcccagtGTCCTCCTATAgttcaccaaacacacacacacactgaaacccAATCAAGCTTGTGGCAGTTACCTGAACTCATGACTCAGTCCATGTATAATTCATTTGCTCAGTGATCCACTCACTTATAGAGAGGCAACCTGATTCCAGTGACCCGTCTGCAAAACCTCGCAGAGGATCGGCACTTGCAGCATCAAAAAGTTGGGTTTTACAGGTAGGTAAGCTAATGGCATTCTTTCTGTATCATTTCTGATGTTGTGATTACAGCCAGATATTATGTTTTGGTCATTCTAGCATTCAAAATGTCTTGGGAAACATCACGGTTGTGTAATTTTGTAtactattaaatattcagtacaggcTCGGTATCAGGGATGGAATGATTCAGGCAGATGATACGTAAAAatatacaggtgtgtgttttgaagcTTTGTTGTTTGTAGACATAACAATTTTCCAGGCTACAGGAAGTAAACTTTCATTCAGCACCAGGTCAGCGATGACAAATTATAGTCCTACCAATTCAAGCCTGcgtttaaaatgaaaagttgACCCTTGCTGCCCTGATGAATGCCTGTCACTctgaagacattttatttatagtatatGTGATGTGAAGGTAATGCTCAGGGAACATGAGTGAACAAAGACAGCGGGCCCTGTCCACGTCAGGCGAGGCTCTGTACCAGGTGCTTGGCCTTGACAAGAACTGCACCCATGATGACATCAAGAAATCGTACAGGTGGGTTCAAAGGTCTCTTGCTGTTCTTGATCTTTCTGAATAACTACACAACTTCTGAAATGAGATCTTCTGGTGTCTCTGGTGGCAAACATCTAGCAACTCAAATAGCTGTTTGTTCCTGGATGTGCTTGTGGAAACAGAGTTTAATCTGATGGAATGGACAAGCAGGCAAACTTAAGAAACGgacagaaagcagaaaaattGGTCATTTATCTATTTTAAGCTTTGGTTTCTGACAAGCTGTGTCGAGtttataaaactgaaaatgtaatattgttgAGCTGTTTCAGATTTCAGGATTAAATTTAATAGAAAATGTGAGGCTGATGCTCTCCTGGTTGGCTCTTGCAGTGGGGAAACACTATCTGTCTATGGTTAGGAACGTCATAATGACTATAATGACTCCAGaaccacttttttttgcattcataaGTACTACAGATGGTGATATATTACAATAGATACAAAACGAAGTAAGAGGTAAACAAAAAGAGGTATTATGCTTCAGTtttcctcacactcacactcagccaCCCTGCACTCACTTCATCTAAAAATATCACAAGCACTAAAACACTGATGCGACAAATGGGACAATTCCATAACATTAGTTCATGTCAAAGCCAGAGTGGTGCTCCAACAATTACAGAGACTTAAGTGCACTAATTTGTGCTGCCTTTAAGAGCCATTTAGATGTTAAAGCATTTTAACAGCACTTGCTTATACTTAATGAATATGTCATCATAGCAACTCTTTCTGAGGCCGTCAGCTTAATCAAAAATTAATGGGCATGTGTGTTTGGAGCATTATAAAATGTTGATGAGAAATGACAAATTTTAGCGCAGCACTGAAaagtaaattatataaacagaACTATGTATATTTAAAGCTTTTATAGTGCTTAATGTATGGACAATGGATGAACGTAACCTGTCTCTGTTTATATCAAgctcattttgtttttagatcTCTTTCCTGATGATCTGGAAGAATTTATATCACAGGTACATGAGGACCTTCTCAGTAGATTTCAGTTCCCAATAGAGAAACTCTAAAATAGTTTGGGGATAATACAGAACAAAGGTACTAAACTTACACACTCTTTAGAGGGTGTGTAAACTTAGTAAGAATAGCACATGATGATTCTAATAGGGGAATGTTTGGTGACGCACTGGTAACACAGTCTGAGCtcagtttacacacactcaactgGCATGTGTAAGAGtcaggcatttaaaaaaaataaaataaaaaaagccatCTATTCCCGAGCAAATATCTGTCTAATGCTGAGCTCCAGCACTGAGATCACATGATGAAACACAAATCCTTTTCTTTcagtgaaaccttttttttttttttttttacttttccttcTCGTTTTGTCATATAACAGTGTAAAGCAAACTGATacagtcaagtgcaaaagtGTGCATTCTCTTAAGGCAGTGAAGAAGGCAAAGACAAATAATTTACACCAAGAGAACAAGGTTAGGTTTCTCAGATGttcctttattttcacaagtaataaaaagatgaacaaattctaaatatcagttcaaaagtttgcttCTTCCTTTCTAAATGTGATATGAATATTCTATAGCAACATATATGTCCATCTTTTGCTTTTGTAACTGCCTCCAACTGCTTCTGTATCCTCCGAACAGCTTTTGGGTCCTCAAAAGCTGCAATATTCACCTCATATTTTTCCAGACATATCTGTTCTAAATCTAACCCTGCCAGATCTCACACAATGGCTTCTTCGAATTAAGTCTGGAAGATGAAAGGGTCATCATCTTTCAAGGCAAACCcatcttctttctttttgtcctttgttaaatatttttctgcTGATTGTATTGTTCATTCACTGTTAATTAcagagaaattttttttttttttttagataaattaaaatatcCTTTATTCATCCACAAACTGtagggggtgcaaacttttgcactgaactgtATCACTAGTTTTGAACCATTGCCATAATCCTGTAGCTTCATTTTGGAGAATTTCTGTATTTGACGAGAGTCCtatctcgtttttttttttttacaggaagcTCGCTTTGAAATATCACCCAGACAAGAATCCGGAGAACCCTGATGCTGCTGAGAAGTTTAAGGAGCTCAACAATGCTCACTCTGTGCTCTCAGACATCACAAAACGGAACATTTATGACAAATATGGCTCGTTGGGGCTCTATGTGGCCCAGCAGTTTGGAGAGGAGAACGTGAACACTTATTTTATGCTCTCCAGTTGGTGGGCCAAGGCGAGATTACCAGCACAGCACACAGCGCCATATTTAATTACTGTTCACATTGATTGTCATATGTGCATGTTGTACCTTAATCTACTTTTTACTTCTTCCTAAGTTTAAGTaaataagctgtgtgtgtgtgtctctgcgtgtgtgtgtgtatacactcatCTACAGGGTCTGTTTGCCATCTGCGGCTTGCTGACAGGCTGCTATTTCTGCTGCTGTCTGTGTTGCTGCTTCAACTGCTGCTGTGGGAAGTGTAAGCCTCGCACTCCTGGAGAGGAAGACCCCGAGTGCTATGTGTCTCCTGAAGACCTGGAAGAGCAGATTCGCACCGACTCGGAGAGGGGtaagcacacacgcacacacactcacacacacacacatacactaattGGTTTGACCAAGACAAACCAATATTTGATCTTAGGACATGCTTCTACATCAATAGTCCctgcacttttattttagaTCTTAATGATGCTGAATTTTAGATTAATCATGCTACTCAGGACCTTgagttagagttagggttagagttagggttacgATCagatgtgatgaagtggagttccaccctgaagtttattttccaatagcagcacttcccaaagtgttttattcctctttaacCACAgtagttacattttttaaatgaaagaacaacacatcataattttatagttacatttattgttgtgaaaCATTCTCgaaacaacttagttcctgttatcattgacgttgtaaacagtcattccctcaccagctctCTTTATTActttcttgatgttaataaacacaaattcctctgtcctgaagactttcctatgcTGTAAAAagttaagttacagctttacctctgattgttacaaagcactgacactggagcctCTTtcattaaatgctaaataaacagaaaattcaAGCCTGGTTTGTGGAGCCTCCCTAAGTAAGTTATTAGTATAGGAACGATTGCACCTGCAgtattatcagagctgctgttatggaaaataaagcaacaccttccaaccaatcagaatcgagaattcaacagagctgtggtatcaTAGGGTATATACAGGTTAGGCTGTTGTTAAATACATTGAAAATACATTGAAAATCAAGACTCGGATACTGAAAATCCACTCATGAGCTAGTTAACTGGCAGTTAGCTAACCAGCTACGCTGTTGAGAAAATTGggagtgtttttaaaatgtatattcatttatttctaggCATCTTAGTAGTTTTGAAAGTAGAggtgtgtaaaaatatatagtaaataatttattaccCAAAAATATTATCATAATGGGTTTGAACataatataaatgcattattctttttaaaaatgtgaaatgtaggCAGATATTATGGTAAcctatatttaaataaaaaactgtgcTACTGAATGACTCACTTTATCGTACTGTACCCCTTTCACATATTAGCTTGATGTCAGCTATTAAATGCTGTACACATTTCGCTAGAGAAAAACAAATCTTAACCATGGATacatttttggtgtgtgttctctgcAGAAGCCTTTCATATCAGGGGCCAAAGCTTAGAGCTTAAAATACACAATTTATCCAACACCCACCCTGTTACTGACAATAAATAGACTACATACTTCTGAGCCAGATGTTTGGATATAAACCGTTGTCTTTGCGCCAGTTCGCAGTAGGAGGTTTTTCAAGGCCCTCACAAAGCTGATAATTACTGCCTCTGAGTCATTTCTCCAAGCGAGTTTGCATACAGGTTATTTTTACTTATCACGCAATAATAAGAGGCAAAGTGTTTGTTCCTGGCCTTTGGGAAAATATCAGGCGTATCAGTAGACACAAAACCTTCATAAGTCACTTTAATGTCTGCTGAGTTCCTTCTGTCAAAAATATACACGTCTGCTGATTCAGACGTGTAGGAACAGGCAGagatgtttaataataaaaaacagctaGGAAAATACCACATACGTATATGTTTCGATTTACTTAAAAACTCATGTCATGGTGCGAGACTCAAAACTTTCTGGGTGATGAGGATTTAATAATCTCACCAGGCTGCCCTTCAAACTGGGATAAGGGAGCAAGTGCTCTGACGTCCTTGAACTGGatggaaaacacattttttcagCAGGAGGCCCAATTACAGTCCATGTTCTAATGTGACCCTGCGTGAGATGCAGTACTCATTTTGCATGATGATGATTGTCCTCACttacctgtgtttgtgtgtgtgtgtgtgtgtgtgtgtatgtttggccAGATGGTGATACTCCAGTAATGCATCAGCCAACTAACGCAAGTGAGAAGACCCAGCTAATTGGGGACGGACACCGGACATACACCTGAGAGAGAGTGTCTTTATAAACAGCACTTTCCGATATGATTCTACTTTGAATAGCTGTtgaataacttaaaaaaatatatatcatacaTGTCATAACATTAACGCTGGAATGTAATGGGGATGCACACTCTCAATGCACTAGCTGTATAGTTATGTGTCTTAATCATGGACGTTTTTCAACCAATGCTGTCTGTACATAACTTATAATGAActattactatatattttttctgcaGATAATAAGACTTATTATAAAGTGACTCTGATGTCTAGTGTATtaagaataaaagaaagttTTCACAGAAGTaggacatttcagacacaatcatttaaaaaaaaattacaaaatggcCCCGCTTAgtggcatgatttttttttttttttgtacataccATGTCACTGCTATGTCTGACTTACTTAtaccatcaccacacacaccaaaacactaCCATGTCAATGTCATGCTGTACTGGGAATAAACCACCATAAACCACCACATAAATATCTGATCAATGGTGATCCTATGGAGATCCTTTTCTACTGATGGACAGAGTAGAGGGGGGCCAATACattgtgcatagcaacagataCGGTCAATAACAAAGTACAAAGTAcaagttaaataaaatgcacttaACTACAAAGTAAGTTAGTTATACTATTTATTAATCCCTTACAAATGGCTTATATTGggttatttgttatatttattataactgGCTAATGGCGAGCACAGCTGTTGacttaaaaaaatagcaaagaCAGATGGTGCTGCCTATCCGATTCAGCATCATTAATGAGTGTGTTCCAGTGTGCATGTGAAATacactatggccaaaagtttggacacctgaccatcacactcgtatGTGCTTGAGGAatgtcccattccagatttaattccagtttgctcttataataacctccactcatcTGGCTTTCcgttagattttggagcatggctctAGGCTGTGGAACATTTGTCCATTTGATAAACCTACGTACActgatataaatttttatttttgcgaAATTTACATagtaaaagaagagaaaagggaTGACTCCTTCGAGCCGGATTCGAACCAGCGACCTAAGGATCACTGTGTAACCGCTACAGTCCTccgctctaccaactgagctatcgAAGGGCCGTGGGCCAGCTGATGAAATAGGGTATTAGTATgtagttattagttattattgtAAGCACTGGATAGTAAGATGGGTGCTTCAGCTAGCTTGCTGGATAAGCAAAACACTTTCCATGCGCTtcttactgctgctactactgttCATCTTTAAAGACGAAGCTTGAACCTTTTGAAGAAGGGGAATtagctcaaatggtagagcgcTCGCTTAGCATGCGAGAGGTAGCGGGATCGATGCCCGCATTCTCCAATAGTTGCATTTTCCATTCCCCATTTGGCGCACAATTGTGCCTTGAACCTGTAAACAATCACAAATAGTCCGTCCATGCTGCACCATTGATATACGTGTAAATGAATCCATTTACTTTCCGTAATTCGTCTACTGCCACATCTCACCATGTAAACCAGCATCAAATCCATACCTTCCCACCAGTAACTGATCAGTGACCTCAGATAGCAATTCAGTGCCCGCTCGaaacagatgtaaatatcagagtGAACAGGGTTTAAAACAAAACTTTGACTCCTTCGAGCCGGATTCGAACCAGCGACCTAAGGATCACTGTGTAACCGCTACAGTCCTccgctctaccaactgagctatcgAAGGGCCGTGCGCCAAGACCTAACGTTTGAACATAGACTTTAGATACCAGAATTGAGGTCTAACCTTCTGCTAGCGAAAGTAATTATCAGTTTTCAAAAACTCTATAAGCATACCAGAGTTAACGCTAGCTAACATTCACTAGCCAGCGTTAGTTAGTATTGTTAACATTATAAACAGGAAGCTCCAGCTAACATAACAAGGGGAATtagctcaaatggtagagcgcTCGCTTAGCATGCGAGAGGTAGCGGGATCGATGCCCGCATTCTCCAAAGAAAGTTTTTCTTTCCTGATTTGGACAACGATTGCA
This window contains:
- the dnajc5b gene encoding dnaJ homolog subfamily C member 5, whose product is MSEQRQRALSTSGEALYQVLGLDKNCTHDDIKKSYRKLALKYHPDKNPENPDAAEKFKELNNAHSVLSDITKRNIYDKYGSLGLYVAQQFGEENVNTYFMLSSWWAKGLFAICGLLTGCYFCCCLCCCFNCCCGKCKPRTPGEEDPECYVSPEDLEEQIRTDSERDGDTPVMHQPTNASEKTQLIGDGHRTYT